In a single window of the Drosophila albomicans strain 15112-1751.03 chromosome 3, ASM965048v2, whole genome shotgun sequence genome:
- the LOC117570137 gene encoding trichohyalin isoform X2, with the protein MIFLQLWWTLMVLAGSNTLTPKDEPVGSDKLRNFHDAVNEAREQLHELHSNYGDVQGSELYRHRRNTIDDLLASFAQAGDKQEAEEHDDKSQQHAEDDWFRDFEAGVVRMAPAASASDSTVKHSRSAGRINAKTYVNDYAKMLEQTEIGKVKKKYKDNGMEGMPLAAPVDTQPAAEEPLTGGASQLDIKLKHVQQLLANQELEQQHRERDRQRGHKESKGNAKERDERMPEFGDNAVPDGIYEQTLARLQIAHMNPNNLSHEANYKLSKIEQEAAERAGKMRYPSGLQKRSSSAGFNPMNEIKLKTSNRLMRKGMGPSLPSNALSDNMRAHYVDDMLMRRERNMKRQRERQQLQQHQKLQEEEAEEEKDPMLAPYEERNAAVDSSLDVSGIHLLDTPQSYDYRLPQLDHFRTLNQRTMPNMRDYVQAIDRLNPNGERFKRQPDEVKQEAELKLTETKPKLEQSEVASSNIKLAEGEELQQSNLKESAGKEPTKLEAESVKDKLENAASEELKHAEAVAVKVENAGEEDKPQIEAQVKPQTEDKSEKQLVAPLAESKQQQAEEPEQQQVQAEQPLGEPKLETEKEQQPMLKADSKLKAEAPQSAAHLEPRCGPEAVVKLLANKLSLANSIDRDKRNIKRWTWHRCHRQKGSHVPLEATHQKRRSKRSVEQQETSKPAAKLLDEFEDHNGNRVPFGSLGNGLLTDPDEDDTLRYPRHQQLKVEADEAAHLDGLIDSNTFANSRYQVPMIGQRNNNLVYPQPQQQQPSYGQQPQQQPQQPLLSQCQPQLQLSKPQQQQQLPAPNNAKSNFNLTHFFNELAKLEKLPVATLQQLQQQPQQQQQQQQQQPQQQQQQQQQQPQQQQQQQQQPQQQQPQQQQQQQQQQPILPTQQQQQPLGQQQQLPPSQQLPTGQTGQQPPVHLQPTVQLQPAMPQQQQQSQLLPQQQQQPQQQPQQPISPEIIQGKPLYGMHRYLGPFMNKVGKGGTTIDPCATTTTTVAPEVTTMNPDCVPITATDSASTIYAGDSGNPCGNADAMKLRISMNGNVCSDPKTKQLFGNGSISVQPSNQRMNAEAYYQLVDALVDETEAEADMDSDHHYTRQVNLRVNRDNRDNQLDMDTDNDKEKDKENVTEKSKFGHTKKSKAKERKKTTRAKDKMQNKKKKESKTEKKSQSKKNSEANSNIDRGEPLTDNYDKLITGRASEQIVRAVFDMVSNDPSMDPLLSVLSRNRKIVNKYPKTFYQIRNDRTEVQLQQTEEMVRRTMESISDIIDTQMRQRSCIPLRPDLIEFYDLIVKTMNEQQKTREKREANLGLLSDQYNQDVHILDANNIEQKSRIVKKLLRQYEELPLEEQRNAASVRDELLMDLIYLRKMADSLERNKRNEQLQKVMKKFDGNGVDSQQVNSEYTPRFIKLLKTAEIFKEVGEQQAKEFIGL; encoded by the exons ATGATCTTTCTACAACTCTGGTGGACTTTAATGGTTTTAGCAGGCTCGAATACGTTGACGCCAAAGGACGAGCCCGTGGGCAGCGACAAGTTGCGCAACTTTCACGATGCTGTCAATGAGGCGCGTGAGCAATTGCACGAACTGCATTCCAACTATGGCGATGTTCAGGGATCGGAGCTCTATCGGCATAGACGGAACACCATTGACGACTTGCTGGCGAGCTTTGCTCAGGCAGGTGATAAGCAGGAAGCCGAGGAACACGATGACAAGTCGCAGCAACATGCAGAGGACGATTGGTTTCGTGATTTCGAAGCGGGTGTTGTGCGAATGGCGCCAGCTGCTTCTGCGTCGGATTCAACTGTGAAGCACTCGCGCTCCGCCGGGCGAATTAACGCCAAGACCTATGTCAATGATTATGCCAAGATGCTGGAGCAAACCGAGATCGGTAAGGTGAAGAAAAAGTACAAAGATAATGGCATGGAAGGCATGCCTTTAGCTGCGCCCGTTGATACTCAACCAGCGGCAGAGGAACCATTGACTGGCGGCGCCTCACAGCTGGATATTAAGCTGAAGCAtgtgcaacagctgctggccAACCAGGAATTGGAGCAACAGCACCGCGAGCGAGATCGTCAGCGTGGCCACAAAGAGAGCAAGGGCAATGCCAAAGAGCGAGACGAAAGGATGCCTGAGTTCGGGGATAACGCAGTGCCCGATGGCATTTATGAGCAGACATTGGCTCGCCTGCAAATTGCGCACATGAATCCCAATAATCTTTCGCATGAGGCCAACTACAAGCTGTCCAAGATCGAGCAGGAGGCAGCCGAACGAGCGGGCAAGATGCGGTACCCAAGTGGACTGCAGAAGCGCAGCTCCAGCGCTGGCTTCAATCCCATGAACGAGATCAAGCTGAAGACCAGCAATCGCTTGATGCGCAAGGGCATGGGACCCTCGTTGCCCAGCAATGCGTTGTCGGACAACATGCGCGCCCATTATGTGGATGACATGCTGATGCGACGCGAGCGCAACATGAAGCGGCAGCGAGAGcgacaacaattgcagcagcacCAGAAGCTGCAGGAAGAGGAGGCAGAGGAGGAGAAGGATCCCATGCTGGCACCATATGAAGAGCGCAACGCTGCAGTTGACAGCTCCTTGGATGTGTCTGGCATACATTTGCTGGATACGCCACAAAGCTATGACTATCGCTTGCCGCAGCTTGATCATTTTCGCACCCTGAACCAACGCACGATGCCGAATATGCGTGATTATGTGCAGGCCATTGACAGGTTGAATCCGAATGGTGAACGCTTCAAGCGGCAGCCAGATGAAGTAAAGCAGGAGGCGGAGCTAAAACTTACAGAGACAAAGCCGAAACTGGAGCAGAGCGAGGTGGCCAGCAGTAATATAAAATTGGCAGAGGGAGAGGAACTTCAACAGTCCAATTTAAAAGAATCAGCTGGCAAAGAACCAACCAAGCTGGAAGCAGAGAGTGTCAAAGACAAGTTAGAGAATGCTGCTAGTGAAGAGCTTAAGCATGCcgaagctgttgctgtgaaAGTGGAGAACGCAGGTGAGGAAGACAAACCCCAAATTGAAGCTCAAGTTAAGCCCCAAACTGAGGACAAGTCAGAGAAACAGCTTGTGGCGCCGCTTGCTGAGTCGAAGCAACAGCAGGCTGAAGAaccagagcagcagcaagtgcagGCTGAGCAACCTTTAGGCGAACCAAAGTTGGAGACCGAAAAAGAGCAGCAGCCTATGCTAAAGGCAGACAGCAAGCTGAAAGCCGAGGCGCCGCAGTCAGCTGCTCATCTGGAGCCAAGATGTGGCCCTGAGGCAGTTGTCAAGTTGCTGGCCAACAAGTTATCGTTGGCTAATAGCATTGATCGCGACAAGCGCAACATTAAACGATGGACCTGGCACAGATGCCATCGCCAGAAGGGTAGCCATGTGCCTTTGGAGGCGACACATCAAAAGCGACGCAGCAAACGTTCTGTGGAGCAGCAGGAGACGAGTAAACCAGCTGCTAAGCTGTTGGATGAGTTCGAGGATCACAATGGCAATCGTGTGCCTTTTGGCAGTCTGGGAAATGGTTTGCTAACAGATCCGGATGAAGATGACACTCTTCGCTATCCACGTCATCAGCAACTCAAGGTGGAGGCAGATGAAGCTGCTCATCTCGATGGCCTGATTGACTCCAATACTTTTGCCAATTCACGCTATCAGGTGCCCATGATTGGACAACGTAACAACAACTTGGTTTATCCacagccgcaacagcagcaaccatcTTACggacagcagccacaacaacagccacagcaacctTTGCTTTCGCAATGTCAGCCTCAGTTGCAGCTGTCtaagccacagcagcaacaacagttgccagCGCCTAATAATGCAAagtccaatttcaatttgacgCACTTTTTCAATGAGTTGGCGAAGCTGGAAAAGTTGCCAGTGGCAacgctgcagcagttgcaacagcaaccacaacaacagcagcaacagcaacaacagcaaccacaacaacagcagcaacagcaacaacagcaaccacaacaacagcagcaacagcagcagcaaccacaacaacagcagccacaacagcaacaacagcagcagcaacaacaaccaataTTGCcaactcagcagcagcaacaaccactcggacagcagcaacagttgccgccGAGTCAGCAGCTGCCAACAGGTCAAACTGGACAACAGCCTCCAGTGCATCTGCAGCCAACGGTGCAGCTGCAACCAGCAatgccgcaacagcagcagcaatcacagctgttgccgcagcaacagcaacagccgcagcagcagccacagcagccaaTAAGTCCGGAGATAATCCAAGGCAAGCCGCTTTATGGCATGCATCGTTACCTAGGGCCATTTATGAACAAGGTGGGTAAAGGTGGCACCACAATTGATCCTTGTGCAACCACTACGACGACAGTTGCTCCCGAAGTGACAACCATGAATCCGGATTGTGTGCCAATCACAGCAACCGATTCAGCGAGCACAATTTATGCCGGCGACTCTGGCAATCCTTGCGGCAATGCCGATGCCATGAAGCTTCGAATATCCATGAATGGCAATGTGTGCAGTGATCCAAAGACGAAGCAGCTCTTTGGCAATGGATCGATCAGTGTGCAGCCGAGCAATCAGCGCATGAATGCCGAAGCATACTATCAACTGGTGGATGCTTTGGTGGATGAAACGGAAGCGGAAGCGGATATGGATAGTGATCATCACTATACCAGGCAGGTCAACTTACGTGTCAACAGGGATAATAGGGATAACCAGTTGGATATGGATACGGATAATGATAAGGAGAAGGATAAAGAAAATGTAACTGAAAAGTCTAAATTTGGTCATACGAAGAAATCTAAAGCCAAGGAACGCAAGAAAACTACACGAGCGAAGGATAAAATGcagaacaagaaaaaaaaggagagCAAAACCGAGAAGAAGAGTCAGTCCAAGAAGAACAGCGAAGCCAATAG CAATATCGATCGTGGTGAGCCTTTAACCGATAACTATGACAAGCTGATCACTGGTCGCGCTTCTGAGCAGATTGTGCGTGCTGTCTTCGATATGGTCAGCAATGATCCCAGCATGGATCCATTGCTATCGGTGCTTTCCCGCAATCGTAAGATAGTTAACAAATATCCGAAGACTTTCTATCAAATACGGAACGATCGCACCGAGGTGCAATTGCAACAGACCGAGGAGATGGTCAGACGGACTATGGAGTCGATTAGTGACATCATCGATACACAAATGCGACAGCGATCGTGCATTCCATTGCGACCCGATCTCATTGAGTTCTACGATCTGATTGTCAAGACAATGAACGAACAGCAAAAGACACGTGAAAAGCGTGAAGCGAATTTGGGTTTGCTATCTGATCAGTACAATCAAGACGTGCACATTCTAGATGCAAACAATATCGAGCAAAAGTCGCGTATTGTCAAGAAACTGTTAAGACAGTATGAGGAGCTGCCGCTAGAAGAGCAGCGCAATGCGGCTTCTGTCAGAGATGAATTGCTCATGGATCTCATATATCTGCGTAAGATGGCCGATTCGCTGGAGCGCAATAAGCGCAACGAGCAACTGCAGAAAGTGATGAAAAAGTTCGACGGTAACGGGGTGGATAGTCAGCAAGTGAATAGCGAGTATACGCCCCGTTTTATCAAGCTGCTAAAGACAGCTGAGATCTTTAAGGAGGTGGGCGAGCAGCAGGCAAAGGAGTTTATTGGACTCTAA
- the LOC117570137 gene encoding trichohyalin isoform X1: protein MIFLQLWWTLMVLAGSNTLTPKDEPVGSDKLRNFHDAVNEAREQLHELHSNYGDVQGSELYRHRRNTIDDLLASFAQAGDKQEAEEHDDKSQQHAEDDWFRDFEAGVVRMAPAASASDSTVKHSRSAGRINAKTYVNDYAKMLEQTEIGKVKKKYKDNGMEGMPLAAPVDTQPAAEEPLTGGASQLDIKLKHVQQLLANQELEQQHRERDRQRGHKESKGNAKERDERMPEFGDNAVPDGIYEQTLARLQIAHMNPNNLSHEANYKLSKIEQEAAERAGKMRYPSGLQKRSSSAGFNPMNEIKLKTSNRLMRKGMGPSLPSNALSDNMRAHYVDDMLMRRERNMKRQRERQQLQQHQKLQEEEAEEEKDPMLAPYEERNAAVDSSLDVSGIHLLDTPQSYDYRLPQLDHFRTLNQRTMPNMRDYVQAIDRLNPNGERFKRQPDEVKQEAELKLTETKPKLEQSEVASSNIKLAEGEELQQSNLKESAGKEPTKLEAESVKDKLENAASEELKHAEAVAVKVENAGEEDKPQIEAQVKPQTEDKSEKQLVAPLAESKQQQAEEPEQQQVQAEQPLGEPKLETEKEQQPMLKADSKLKAEAPQSAAHLEPRCGPEAVVKLLANKLSLANSIDRDKRNIKRWTWHRCHRQKGSHVPLEATHQKRRSKRSVEQQETSKPAAKLLDEFEDHNGNRVPFGSLGNGLLTDPDEDDTLRYPRHQQLKVEADEAAHLDGLIDSNTFANSRYQVPMIGQRNNNLVYPQPQQQQPSYGQQPQQQPQQPLLSQCQPQLQLSKPQQQQQLPAPNNAKSNFNLTHFFNELAKLEKLPVATLQQLQQQPQQQQQQQQQQPQQQQQQQQQQPQQQQQQQQQPQQQQPQQQQQQQQQQPILPTQQQQQPLGQQQQLPPSQQLPTGQTGQQPPVHLQPTVQLQPAMPQQQQQSQLLPQQQQQPQQQPQQPISPEIIQGKPLYGMHRYLGPFMNKVGKGGTTIDPCATTTTTVAPEVTTMNPDCVPITATDSASTIYAGDSGNPCGNADAMKLRISMNGNVCSDPKTKQLFGNGSISVQPSNQRMNAEAYYQLVDALVDETEAEADMDSDHHYTRQVNLRVNRDNRDNQLDMDTDNDKEKDKENVTEKSKFGHTKKSKAKERKKTTRAKDKMQNKKKKESKTEKKSQSKKNSEANRPFFKPNSNIDRGEPLTDNYDKLITGRASEQIVRAVFDMVSNDPSMDPLLSVLSRNRKIVNKYPKTFYQIRNDRTEVQLQQTEEMVRRTMESISDIIDTQMRQRSCIPLRPDLIEFYDLIVKTMNEQQKTREKREANLGLLSDQYNQDVHILDANNIEQKSRIVKKLLRQYEELPLEEQRNAASVRDELLMDLIYLRKMADSLERNKRNEQLQKVMKKFDGNGVDSQQVNSEYTPRFIKLLKTAEIFKEVGEQQAKEFIGL from the exons ATGATCTTTCTACAACTCTGGTGGACTTTAATGGTTTTAGCAGGCTCGAATACGTTGACGCCAAAGGACGAGCCCGTGGGCAGCGACAAGTTGCGCAACTTTCACGATGCTGTCAATGAGGCGCGTGAGCAATTGCACGAACTGCATTCCAACTATGGCGATGTTCAGGGATCGGAGCTCTATCGGCATAGACGGAACACCATTGACGACTTGCTGGCGAGCTTTGCTCAGGCAGGTGATAAGCAGGAAGCCGAGGAACACGATGACAAGTCGCAGCAACATGCAGAGGACGATTGGTTTCGTGATTTCGAAGCGGGTGTTGTGCGAATGGCGCCAGCTGCTTCTGCGTCGGATTCAACTGTGAAGCACTCGCGCTCCGCCGGGCGAATTAACGCCAAGACCTATGTCAATGATTATGCCAAGATGCTGGAGCAAACCGAGATCGGTAAGGTGAAGAAAAAGTACAAAGATAATGGCATGGAAGGCATGCCTTTAGCTGCGCCCGTTGATACTCAACCAGCGGCAGAGGAACCATTGACTGGCGGCGCCTCACAGCTGGATATTAAGCTGAAGCAtgtgcaacagctgctggccAACCAGGAATTGGAGCAACAGCACCGCGAGCGAGATCGTCAGCGTGGCCACAAAGAGAGCAAGGGCAATGCCAAAGAGCGAGACGAAAGGATGCCTGAGTTCGGGGATAACGCAGTGCCCGATGGCATTTATGAGCAGACATTGGCTCGCCTGCAAATTGCGCACATGAATCCCAATAATCTTTCGCATGAGGCCAACTACAAGCTGTCCAAGATCGAGCAGGAGGCAGCCGAACGAGCGGGCAAGATGCGGTACCCAAGTGGACTGCAGAAGCGCAGCTCCAGCGCTGGCTTCAATCCCATGAACGAGATCAAGCTGAAGACCAGCAATCGCTTGATGCGCAAGGGCATGGGACCCTCGTTGCCCAGCAATGCGTTGTCGGACAACATGCGCGCCCATTATGTGGATGACATGCTGATGCGACGCGAGCGCAACATGAAGCGGCAGCGAGAGcgacaacaattgcagcagcacCAGAAGCTGCAGGAAGAGGAGGCAGAGGAGGAGAAGGATCCCATGCTGGCACCATATGAAGAGCGCAACGCTGCAGTTGACAGCTCCTTGGATGTGTCTGGCATACATTTGCTGGATACGCCACAAAGCTATGACTATCGCTTGCCGCAGCTTGATCATTTTCGCACCCTGAACCAACGCACGATGCCGAATATGCGTGATTATGTGCAGGCCATTGACAGGTTGAATCCGAATGGTGAACGCTTCAAGCGGCAGCCAGATGAAGTAAAGCAGGAGGCGGAGCTAAAACTTACAGAGACAAAGCCGAAACTGGAGCAGAGCGAGGTGGCCAGCAGTAATATAAAATTGGCAGAGGGAGAGGAACTTCAACAGTCCAATTTAAAAGAATCAGCTGGCAAAGAACCAACCAAGCTGGAAGCAGAGAGTGTCAAAGACAAGTTAGAGAATGCTGCTAGTGAAGAGCTTAAGCATGCcgaagctgttgctgtgaaAGTGGAGAACGCAGGTGAGGAAGACAAACCCCAAATTGAAGCTCAAGTTAAGCCCCAAACTGAGGACAAGTCAGAGAAACAGCTTGTGGCGCCGCTTGCTGAGTCGAAGCAACAGCAGGCTGAAGAaccagagcagcagcaagtgcagGCTGAGCAACCTTTAGGCGAACCAAAGTTGGAGACCGAAAAAGAGCAGCAGCCTATGCTAAAGGCAGACAGCAAGCTGAAAGCCGAGGCGCCGCAGTCAGCTGCTCATCTGGAGCCAAGATGTGGCCCTGAGGCAGTTGTCAAGTTGCTGGCCAACAAGTTATCGTTGGCTAATAGCATTGATCGCGACAAGCGCAACATTAAACGATGGACCTGGCACAGATGCCATCGCCAGAAGGGTAGCCATGTGCCTTTGGAGGCGACACATCAAAAGCGACGCAGCAAACGTTCTGTGGAGCAGCAGGAGACGAGTAAACCAGCTGCTAAGCTGTTGGATGAGTTCGAGGATCACAATGGCAATCGTGTGCCTTTTGGCAGTCTGGGAAATGGTTTGCTAACAGATCCGGATGAAGATGACACTCTTCGCTATCCACGTCATCAGCAACTCAAGGTGGAGGCAGATGAAGCTGCTCATCTCGATGGCCTGATTGACTCCAATACTTTTGCCAATTCACGCTATCAGGTGCCCATGATTGGACAACGTAACAACAACTTGGTTTATCCacagccgcaacagcagcaaccatcTTACggacagcagccacaacaacagccacagcaacctTTGCTTTCGCAATGTCAGCCTCAGTTGCAGCTGTCtaagccacagcagcaacaacagttgccagCGCCTAATAATGCAAagtccaatttcaatttgacgCACTTTTTCAATGAGTTGGCGAAGCTGGAAAAGTTGCCAGTGGCAacgctgcagcagttgcaacagcaaccacaacaacagcagcaacagcaacaacagcaaccacaacaacagcagcaacagcaacaacagcaaccacaacaacagcagcaacagcagcagcaaccacaacaacagcagccacaacagcaacaacagcagcagcaacaacaaccaataTTGCcaactcagcagcagcaacaaccactcggacagcagcaacagttgccgccGAGTCAGCAGCTGCCAACAGGTCAAACTGGACAACAGCCTCCAGTGCATCTGCAGCCAACGGTGCAGCTGCAACCAGCAatgccgcaacagcagcagcaatcacagctgttgccgcagcaacagcaacagccgcagcagcagccacagcagccaaTAAGTCCGGAGATAATCCAAGGCAAGCCGCTTTATGGCATGCATCGTTACCTAGGGCCATTTATGAACAAGGTGGGTAAAGGTGGCACCACAATTGATCCTTGTGCAACCACTACGACGACAGTTGCTCCCGAAGTGACAACCATGAATCCGGATTGTGTGCCAATCACAGCAACCGATTCAGCGAGCACAATTTATGCCGGCGACTCTGGCAATCCTTGCGGCAATGCCGATGCCATGAAGCTTCGAATATCCATGAATGGCAATGTGTGCAGTGATCCAAAGACGAAGCAGCTCTTTGGCAATGGATCGATCAGTGTGCAGCCGAGCAATCAGCGCATGAATGCCGAAGCATACTATCAACTGGTGGATGCTTTGGTGGATGAAACGGAAGCGGAAGCGGATATGGATAGTGATCATCACTATACCAGGCAGGTCAACTTACGTGTCAACAGGGATAATAGGGATAACCAGTTGGATATGGATACGGATAATGATAAGGAGAAGGATAAAGAAAATGTAACTGAAAAGTCTAAATTTGGTCATACGAAGAAATCTAAAGCCAAGGAACGCAAGAAAACTACACGAGCGAAGGATAAAATGcagaacaagaaaaaaaaggagagCAAAACCGAGAAGAAGAGTCAGTCCAAGAAGAACAGCGAAGCCAATAG GCCTTTTTTTAAACCTAATAGCAATATCGATCGTGGTGAGCCTTTAACCGATAACTATGACAAGCTGATCACTGGTCGCGCTTCTGAGCAGATTGTGCGTGCTGTCTTCGATATGGTCAGCAATGATCCCAGCATGGATCCATTGCTATCGGTGCTTTCCCGCAATCGTAAGATAGTTAACAAATATCCGAAGACTTTCTATCAAATACGGAACGATCGCACCGAGGTGCAATTGCAACAGACCGAGGAGATGGTCAGACGGACTATGGAGTCGATTAGTGACATCATCGATACACAAATGCGACAGCGATCGTGCATTCCATTGCGACCCGATCTCATTGAGTTCTACGATCTGATTGTCAAGACAATGAACGAACAGCAAAAGACACGTGAAAAGCGTGAAGCGAATTTGGGTTTGCTATCTGATCAGTACAATCAAGACGTGCACATTCTAGATGCAAACAATATCGAGCAAAAGTCGCGTATTGTCAAGAAACTGTTAAGACAGTATGAGGAGCTGCCGCTAGAAGAGCAGCGCAATGCGGCTTCTGTCAGAGATGAATTGCTCATGGATCTCATATATCTGCGTAAGATGGCCGATTCGCTGGAGCGCAATAAGCGCAACGAGCAACTGCAGAAAGTGATGAAAAAGTTCGACGGTAACGGGGTGGATAGTCAGCAAGTGAATAGCGAGTATACGCCCCGTTTTATCAAGCTGCTAAAGACAGCTGAGATCTTTAAGGAGGTGGGCGAGCAGCAGGCAAAGGAGTTTATTGGACTCTAA